In Microbulbifer sp. THAF38, the sequence CAAAATTTTTAACATCACAACCTCCCAGAAAAATACGGCCAGAATTAAAAAACTAATTTAAAAACTGTCGCACATGCATTCTTAGCTAGCACAGGCTACAAGATCCAGACACAAATTCAACATACTGTCCGGCTTAGGGGTAAACCTAGCCCATCTCAATGTCTTCTCTGTAAATATTCTGAGCACGTCAAATATCAGCTTTAAAGTACGATTACACGCTACACTTCAAGCACCTTGGCTATAATCACTCCAGACATAAATCTAATCAACCTAACCCAAAGGAAAGACCGCCAAACATCCGGTAAATTATTATTAGGCAAGCCTTACAAAACGATGAGAACTCAGCATCATTTAAAAACTGTGGCACTACTTAATTATTATTTTCATCCTAGCTTTCCCTCAACCACTTCCCTAGCCAACTTGGACAACAATATCCTGTATTATGAAATCAACAACAACCCGCTATATGCGGGGAGGGGGGGCTGATTTCATGATCCAAGCCTGATCGGATAGAAAGCTACAGCTACCAGATCAAGCCTGAACCACAACAGATTATTTCATCGACTAGTCTCGATGGAAAATTTCCAACGTTTTTAAAGAAAGAACAATTAAATCTGCACTAGACTCCAAATCGACGTTCTTAATAACAGTCACGGCACGCTGGTGATCCGGGCACAGCATAAGAACGCTAGTACTACCTATACTAAGACCTGTATGATAAAACAAATTGGGGTGCTTCCTGAGGATGCGCCTTATATCCTCAAATTCTTCCGTATCATATCCAGCCAAAAAATCCTGTGAACCAAGAAACCAACCAATGCCGATATTTGTTTCCGTTCCATCTGAAAGCTTAGACTGAGTAAATAACGCTTGGATGGATTCATCCTGCAGATAACCAGGCTTCAGATGAGAAAGCGCAAATTTCACTACATCTTTTGGCGTAGATAATATTCCACCTCCAGCATACTTATAGCTACTATTCACCTCTGGAGAATTTATAAGCTCACCTGTAAAAAATGAATAGGCGCCCTGCCTTCTTGGGATAATTGGCGCCGCATCATCAAAGGTAGTTCTCTTCAGCCCTAGAGGCTCAAAAACTTCAGAACTAACTATCTCCCTAAAGGTTTTCCCTTTTGCTGACTCCATTGCCGCACTTAGAAGAGTCCAACCGTAAGTAGAATAGCTCTGATCCGATCCAGGAATAAAAAGCAAAGGATCATCCTTAAAAATATTCAACGCTTCTAAAGTATTGTTGTATTGCACATTCGAGAGAAATTCATGCGGAATAATGTAGTCGCGAATTCCAGAGGTATGGTTGGTTAACTGACGCAAGCTTATCGGTAGATGGGTTTCAGGCCATTCTGGCACCAACAACCTAACATCTGTATCCAGATTAATAACTCCCTGCTCCACCAAGCGCATCAGTGCAGCAGCAGTCATGACCTTGGAGATGCTACCAATACGGAGTTTTGTTTTTTTGCTCATAGGGACTTTAGACTCAAGATCTGAGTAACCAAATCCTCTAGCCCATTGAATACCGTCAATATCTCCAACAGCCACACTGATGCCAGGAACCGTATCTGAAGAAACAGCCTGCTTAAACAAAACCTCCGCCTCCTGGGGAACTGTAGTTGCACTTAATGACTTCAAAGGCAACCATAGAGCCGAAAACCCTATTAATAGTATAGTTTTATACATACCAGCAAATTCCATTTATAAAATTTATATATCAACCCACCTGAAAAGGTGCTGCAACACTATACATGCTTAATAAGCTATTAAGCTAATTCGACAGCTAACAACTCGCAACAAGGTACGATAGAACCAGAAAAATGAGTCAAGAACCGTACAACCTACAAATACTAAAAGTGTAGATATATAGAGTCAAATTATGCCAATTAAATATGGCAAAATAAAAAAACTAATATCAAGTGTAGGCATTAGCAATAGGGGACAAATTTAAAAATTTTATTCTTACCAGGCTTTGATGGCACTAAAATATCATTTAAAAACCTAATCAAGGCACTACCAAAGCCATTAAAAATTCAGATAACTTCACATTCAAAGCTACCCAGTAAGACTTATTATGAACAAGCAGAGTTATTTAACAGGTTGATGAAAGATGAAAATCTACTTTTAGTAGCGGAGTCTTATTCAGGCAAACTTGCTTATGAACTATACAAACTGGCTAAAAATCGAGTTAAAGGTATCATTTTTATTGCCAGCTTCATCTCTTCACCATCATTTATATCCAGATTCGCAAAGTTATTCCCTATAAAATTAATCAAGTCCAACCGCATCAATTACTGGATAATCAATCATTATGGCTTCAACGGTCATGCCGCCAAAGAGAAAATTCAAAGAATTCTCCATTCAATAAAAACAACAGATAGAGAAAAGTTTAAATATCGATTTGAAAATATTGCAGAAATAAATAGCCCTATTGATAAGCTCAACCTGGCCGTAATCTATATTAGTCCGAACAAGGATCGTCTTGTAGGCAAGAAGGCATTAAAACAATTAGCTTCTAAATTCGAGAGGCTAGAAGTTATCCAGCTGCCGGGCGGGCATTTTATTGCACAAGCGAAGCCAATTGAATGCGCAAAAATCATTGCGATAACTGCTAGCCAGTTATCGAGAAAAACCAAACTTTCCTAATCAACTTGATAACTCGCATTACTCCAAGCATTATTAATTTCCTCTGCTTGTTGCTTTGCATTAAAACGCTCCCAGACAATGCCATTGACATCTTTATCCTGAGTAAAAGCGGTTGCGCTTGGGTCTTCCCAACCCAAATGCCTGAGAGTTCCGGGCTTGCACTTTGAGTCCTTACGAATAGACAGATTTAAACTGTCAGTTCTCCACAGAGCATATTCGCCAGAGACATGGGCGCAGGGCTTGCAGTTCAGGCGAGCGCTATAATCCTGAACCGTTTCTTCGATATTATCTGTTGATAGCGCAATATGTAGCCTTTTCATAGCTCTTCCCCTATTTAATATACCAATAAATCAGTTACTGCCCGATGCACCAGCTTCAAGCTGCTTCTGTACTTTTTCCAGATTGAAAGAACCTGGCACTTGGCTAGGAGGATACTCTTTCATGGTTTTTAGGAACTTTGTGGCAAGCTGCTGCATAGGAACCAGTACAAATGCACGATCAATAAACCAGTCATTATAGGTATTGGAATTATGCTGAGCTTTCTCGAAGGGGTCTTGGCGCAAGTTGAATAGAAGGGGAACTCGTAATTCCGTAAAAGGTTCACGCCAAACTTCAAAGCCCTTACCACGATTTTCCAGGAAAATAGCTTTCCAGGGCTCATAGCGCATAGCTACTATCTGACCATCATCATTGACATAAATAAATTCCTTCCTCGGCGATAGCTTGGCCTTACCAGAAAAGTAATCCATCATATTGTAGCCATCCACATAATTGCGGTATTGGCGACCGTTCAGTTCCACACCCTGCTTAAGCTGATTTTTGATATTGGGATTTCCAGCGGCAGCAGCCAGTGTTGGCAGCCAGTCCTCGTGTGAAACAATACCAGTTAATGTGGTTCCCGCGGGAAATTTACCGGGCCAGCGCACAAAGGCGGGCACTCGATAGGCCCCCTCCCAATTAGAGTTCTTCTCACTGCGAAAAGGGGTTGTAGCGGCATCAGGCCAAGTATTGAAGTGTGGACCGTTGTCTGTGGAATAAAACACAATGGTATTATCAGAAATTTTCAGGCGGTCCAGCAGGCTCAGTAACTTACCCACTAAAATATCATGCTCCACCATGCCATCCATATACTCATTGCTGTTAGGGCCCGCCAGGTTTTTGTGTTCTTCACGCACATGAGTACGAAAATGCATGCGAGTGGCATTCCACCAAACAAAAAAAGGTTTTCCCGCTTGATGAGCACGCTCTATAAAATCGATAGCAGCAGCAAGCGTTTCATCATCAATAGTCTCCATACGCTTTTTGGTTAGTGGGCCGGTATCCTCGATAGGGCCACCGGCATAAGATTTGATCACGCCACGTGGGCCAAATTTTTTCCGAAATTCAGGGTCTTTGGGGTAATCACGATTCTCTGGCTCCTCCTCTGCATTCAGGTGGTAGAGATTGCCAAAGAATTCATCAAAGCCATGGTTGGTTGGTAAATGCTCATCCCTGTCGCCCTGATGATTTTTACCAAACTGTCCGGTAACGTAACCGAGACTTTTCATCACCGTAGCGATTGTCGCATCGTTCTTCTGCCAGCCTTCCTTTGCCCCAGGAAGCCCAACTTTGGTCATTCCCGTCCGCACTGG encodes:
- a CDS encoding serine hydrolase, whose translation is MYKTILLIGFSALWLPLKSLSATTVPQEAEVLFKQAVSSDTVPGISVAVGDIDGIQWARGFGYSDLESKVPMSKKTKLRIGSISKVMTAAALMRLVEQGVINLDTDVRLLVPEWPETHLPISLRQLTNHTSGIRDYIIPHEFLSNVQYNNTLEALNIFKDDPLLFIPGSDQSYSTYGWTLLSAAMESAKGKTFREIVSSEVFEPLGLKRTTFDDAAPIIPRRQGAYSFFTGELINSPEVNSSYKYAGGGILSTPKDVVKFALSHLKPGYLQDESIQALFTQSKLSDGTETNIGIGWFLGSQDFLAGYDTEEFEDIRRILRKHPNLFYHTGLSIGSTSVLMLCPDHQRAVTVIKNVDLESSADLIVLSLKTLEIFHRD
- a CDS encoding alpha/beta fold hydrolase codes for the protein MKDENLLLVAESYSGKLAYELYKLAKNRVKGIIFIASFISSPSFISRFAKLFPIKLIKSNRINYWIINHYGFNGHAAKEKIQRILHSIKTTDREKFKYRFENIAEINSPIDKLNLAVIYISPNKDRLVGKKALKQLASKFERLEVIQLPGGHFIAQAKPIECAKIIAITASQLSRKTKLS
- a CDS encoding arylsulfatase — encoded protein: MHSFMQVLSRLVICAVALCFLHWQVIAQPQPQPQPQPQPQPQPQPQPQPQPQPDQYQEQEQGQLQVQTQQPVQTPTSTKPNILVIWGDDIGIWNISFNNRGMMGYATPNIDRLAVEGLSFTDYYGQQSCTAGRAAFLAGNVPVRTGMTKVGLPGAKEGWQKNDATIATVMKSLGYVTGQFGKNHQGDRDEHLPTNHGFDEFFGNLYHLNAEEEPENRDYPKDPEFRKKFGPRGVIKSYAGGPIEDTGPLTKKRMETIDDETLAAAIDFIERAHQAGKPFFVWWNATRMHFRTHVREEHKNLAGPNSNEYMDGMVEHDILVGKLLSLLDRLKISDNTIVFYSTDNGPHFNTWPDAATTPFRSEKNSNWEGAYRVPAFVRWPGKFPAGTTLTGIVSHEDWLPTLAAAAGNPNIKNQLKQGVELNGRQYRNYVDGYNMMDYFSGKAKLSPRKEFIYVNDDGQIVAMRYEPWKAIFLENRGKGFEVWREPFTELRVPLLFNLRQDPFEKAQHNSNTYNDWFIDRAFVLVPMQQLATKFLKTMKEYPPSQVPGSFNLEKVQKQLEAGASGSN